The stretch of DNA ATCGCAGCCCAGCACCCGCTCCACCGAGTGCAGCCGCTGGTAGAACGCCTGCCGGGACAGATTCGCGCGCTTGGCGGCCACCGTCTTGTTGCCCGCCGCGTCCAGGAACGTGTGCAGCACCGGCAGCAGATCGGTGCCGTGCCGCTCGTCGTAGTCCACCAGCCGGCCCAACTGCCGCTCCACGAACTCCTGGAGCCGCACATCGCCGCGCAGCGCGTACAGCAACTGCCGCAGCCCGATGTCGGACAGCTCGTGGAACGCCTTGTCCGGCGTCCCCGGAACGGCGGCGTCCGCGACCCGCGCCGCCTGCTGGAACGACCGGGCGGTCTGCGACAGGTCCGACACCTCGGAGCCGACGCTGATCACGGCGTCCGGCCGGGACTCCCGCACCGACCGGCTCAGCCGCTCCACCAGCGGCCGCCACGGCGTGGCGGCCGGCAGGGCCAGCAGCACCCCTATGTGGTCACCGGGCACCGCGCCGACCAGTACGGCGGCCCCGGCCGCCCCCAGCTCGTCCGTCAGCCGGTCCTCCAGCTCGGTCGTCTCCCCGGCGCCGGGGCCGGGGCTGACCAGCGTCACCATCAGCCGGCGGCCCGCGACCGGCACGCCCAGCGCCTCGGCCCTGGCCCGGGCCTCGCCCTTGGACCGGCAGCGCTGCTCCACCAGGTCCAGCAGCAGGGTGCGCTGGGCCCGCCGCTCCCAGCGGGTGTGATGGGTGAGCCGGGCGATGGTCAGGGCCGTGGCGGTGCGCTCCAGGACCATCGCGTCCTCGGGGCCGACCGCCGGGTCCCGGGCCCCGTCCGGGAGCATCAGCAGCCGCCCCCATCGCTCGCCCCGGTACTCCACCGCGGTCACCAGCCAGTCCTCCGGGCCGCTCAGCCCGGTCCGGTCGGGCGAGGGCGTGGCGCGCGAGCGCCGCTCCCAGCCGGACAGCGCCCCCTCCACCCCGCGCCCCGGCGACCCGCAGATGACGGCCTGGTGCACCAGGTTCTCCAGCACCACGGGGTGCCCGCTCATCTCGGCCGCCATGTCCACCACCTCCTCGGGCCCGGCGCCCCGCAGGGTCAGCGCGGTGAAGGTGTCATGGACGTCCTGGGCCCGGCGCAGGCTCTCCACCTGGCTGCCGACGATCAGGGAGTGGAGCACCTGGGTGACCTCCACGAAGTTCACCGTCCGCGAGAGCAGGACGAGCGGGAAGTCCCGCGCCAGACAGGCCCGTACCAGCTCCGAGGGCGGCCGGTGGTAGCGCCGCACCAGCTCGATGACCAGACCGGCGGCGCCGACGTCCGCGAGCTCGTCGACATACCGGCGGACCAGCGCCGGGTCCTCGGGCAGCGGCATCCCGGTGGTCAGCACCAGCTCCCCGCCCTTGAGGAAGGACGCCGGGTCGAGCAGCTCGGTGATGTGGACCCAGCGGACCGGCCGGGCCAGCTGCCCGTGGCCGGAGACCACCTCCGGCGCCCCGGCGGCCAGCACCGGAAGCCGCAGCACCTCGGCGAGGCTGAGCGGCGGACGCCCCGGGATCCGCGGGGGCTCCGAGGGGCGGGCCGGCGGCCGTCCGGCAGCGTCGTACGCGGTGCCGCCGAAGCCGTTCATGCCGCTCACTCTGGCAAGCCCGCGCGCCGGGCGCAACCACGATCCCGGTCGGTCTCTTGACAGGACCCGTCCTCGAGGTCGTTGACAGATCGTCCATAGCGATCACCACCCCGCGACACAGTGATCATTGTCCTGACCGGGTCCGCCCCCTCACCCTCGAAGTGTCCGAGCGCATCGCCGACCCGTGGGTGTGGGAGAGAACATGACCAATCTGTCGCCGCAGCTCCGTCAAGCCACTCCGGTGGTCGCCGTCCGCGGAGAGGGCGCCTACATCGACGGCGAGGACGGGCGGCGATACCTCGACTTCACCGCGGGCATCGGCGTCACCAGCACCGGGCACTGCCATCCGCGGGTCGTCGCCGCCGCCCAGGAGCAGGTGGGCACCCTCATCCACGGCCAGTACACGACCGTGATGCACCCGCCGCTGCGGCGGCTGGTCGAGAAGCTGGGCGAGGTGCTTCCCACGGGCCTCGACAGTCTGTTCTTCAGCAACTCCGGCAGCGAGGCCGTGGAGTCGGCCCTGCGCCTGGCCCGCCAGGCCACCGGCCGGCCCAACGTCCTGGTCTGCCACGGCGGATTCCACGGCCGCACCGTGGCCGCGGCCTCCATGACCACCTCCGGCACCCGCTTCCGCTCCGGCTTCTCGCCCCTGATGAGCGGTGTCGTGGTGACCCCGTTCCCCACGGCCTACCGGTACGGCTGGGACGAGGAGACCGCGACCCGGTTCGCCCTGCGGGAGCTGGACTACGTCCTACAGACCATCTCCCCGCCCGACGACACCGCCGCGATCATCGTCGAACCGGTGCTCGGCGAGGGCGGCTATGTGCCCGCCACCGAGGGCTTCCTCCAGGGCCTGCGGGAGCGGGCCGACCGCCATGGCTTCCTGCTGATCCTGGACGAGGTGCAGACCGGGGTGGGCCGCACCGGACGGTTCTGGGGCCATGACCACTTCGGCATCCGCCCCGACATCCTGGTCACCGCCAAGGGGCTGGCCAGCGGCTTCCCGCTGTCCGGCATCGCCGCCTCCGAGGAGCTGATGAGCAAGGCATGGCCCGGCTCGCAGGGCGGCACCTACGGCGCCAACGCCGTGGCCTGCGCCGCGGCCGCCGCCACCCTCGACGTGGTCCGCGAGGAGAACCTCGTGGCCAACGCCGAGGCCATGGGGGCACGGCTGCGCAGCGGTCTGGAGGACGTGGCCGCCAAGACCCCCGCCATCGGCGATGTGCGCGGCCTCGGCCTCATGCTGGCCAGCGAGTTCGTCACCGCTGACGGCGAGCCGGACCCGGCGACCGCGGCCCGGGTGCAGCGCGCCGCCGTGGACGAAGGGCTGTTGCTGCTCCTGTGCGGCGCCTGGAACCATGTGGTCCGGATGATCCCCGCCCTCGTCGTCGACGAAGCGGCGATCGACGAGGGTCTGCGCGCCTGGTCCGCCGCCGTCAGCGCCGGAACAGCGGACTCCTGACGCGCACCGCACACCACCCACGGGAGCCCGATCCGTCCGCCGGTCCGAACCCCTCGGGCCGGCGGCGGTCCG from Streptomyces asiaticus encodes:
- a CDS encoding PucR family transcriptional regulator; this translates as MNGFGGTAYDAAGRPPARPSEPPRIPGRPPLSLAEVLRLPVLAAGAPEVVSGHGQLARPVRWVHITELLDPASFLKGGELVLTTGMPLPEDPALVRRYVDELADVGAAGLVIELVRRYHRPPSELVRACLARDFPLVLLSRTVNFVEVTQVLHSLIVGSQVESLRRAQDVHDTFTALTLRGAGPEEVVDMAAEMSGHPVVLENLVHQAVICGSPGRGVEGALSGWERRSRATPSPDRTGLSGPEDWLVTAVEYRGERWGRLLMLPDGARDPAVGPEDAMVLERTATALTIARLTHHTRWERRAQRTLLLDLVEQRCRSKGEARARAEALGVPVAGRRLMVTLVSPGPGAGETTELEDRLTDELGAAGAAVLVGAVPGDHIGVLLALPAATPWRPLVERLSRSVRESRPDAVISVGSEVSDLSQTARSFQQAARVADAAVPGTPDKAFHELSDIGLRQLLYALRGDVRLQEFVERQLGRLVDYDERHGTDLLPVLHTFLDAAGNKTVAAKRANLSRQAFYQRLHSVERVLGCDLESGEQRTQLHVALTAFRLLRLSRGPAPS
- a CDS encoding aspartate aminotransferase family protein, producing MTNLSPQLRQATPVVAVRGEGAYIDGEDGRRYLDFTAGIGVTSTGHCHPRVVAAAQEQVGTLIHGQYTTVMHPPLRRLVEKLGEVLPTGLDSLFFSNSGSEAVESALRLARQATGRPNVLVCHGGFHGRTVAAASMTTSGTRFRSGFSPLMSGVVVTPFPTAYRYGWDEETATRFALRELDYVLQTISPPDDTAAIIVEPVLGEGGYVPATEGFLQGLRERADRHGFLLILDEVQTGVGRTGRFWGHDHFGIRPDILVTAKGLASGFPLSGIAASEELMSKAWPGSQGGTYGANAVACAAAAATLDVVREENLVANAEAMGARLRSGLEDVAAKTPAIGDVRGLGLMLASEFVTADGEPDPATAARVQRAAVDEGLLLLLCGAWNHVVRMIPALVVDEAAIDEGLRAWSAAVSAGTADS